One segment of Vibrio mimicus DNA contains the following:
- the rpiA gene encoding ribose-5-phosphate isomerase RpiA: MTQDEMKKAAGWAALKYVEKGSIVGVGTGSTVNHFIDALGTIKEEIKGAVSSSIASTEKLEALGIRVYDCNDVAALDIYVDGADEINPERDMIKGGGAALTREKIVAAIAKKFVCIVDGTKAVNVLGNFPLPVEVIPMARSYVARELVKLGGDPVYREGVITDNGNVILDVHNMKITHPKDLETKINGIAGVVTVGLFAHRGADVVITGTPQGAKIEE, encoded by the coding sequence ATGACTCAAGATGAAATGAAAAAAGCCGCCGGTTGGGCTGCTCTTAAATACGTAGAAAAAGGCAGCATTGTCGGTGTCGGTACAGGTTCAACCGTGAATCACTTCATCGATGCTTTAGGCACTATCAAAGAAGAAATCAAAGGCGCAGTATCCAGCTCTATCGCCTCTACCGAGAAACTCGAAGCCCTCGGCATCCGCGTTTATGATTGCAATGATGTGGCAGCACTGGATATCTATGTTGATGGTGCAGATGAAATCAACCCAGAACGAGACATGATCAAAGGCGGCGGCGCTGCGCTGACGCGTGAAAAAATCGTAGCGGCGATTGCCAAGAAATTTGTGTGCATCGTCGATGGCACCAAAGCAGTTAATGTTCTAGGTAACTTCCCACTGCCTGTTGAAGTCATTCCAATGGCGCGTTCTTACGTAGCACGTGAACTGGTAAAACTCGGCGGCGATCCTGTGTATCGCGAAGGCGTGATCACTGATAACGGCAACGTGATCCTCGATGTACACAACATGAAAATCACCCATCCGAAAGATCTGGAAACTAAGATCAACGGCATCGCTGGCGTTGTCACGGTAGGTCTATTTGCCCACCGTGGAGCGGATGTAGTGATCACTGGCACACCACAAGGTGCAAAAATCGAAGAGTAA
- a CDS encoding cell division protein ZapA, translating into MSNQAVDIEILGKVTRVNCPAGQEASLLQAAQDLDHRLKEMAERTKVTNEVKLLTIAALNICYELQTKQQENAGNQSQLSERMEQLTASLEAALKNVKPAKQ; encoded by the coding sequence ATGAGTAATCAAGCGGTTGACATTGAAATTTTGGGCAAGGTGACCCGGGTAAACTGCCCTGCGGGTCAAGAGGCGTCGTTGCTTCAAGCCGCACAAGATCTCGACCACCGTTTGAAAGAAATGGCTGAGCGAACTAAAGTCACCAATGAGGTGAAATTATTGACGATTGCCGCACTCAATATCTGCTACGAGTTACAAACTAAGCAGCAAGAAAACGCAGGCAACCAGTCACAACTCAGTGAGCGCATGGAACAGCTCACCGCTTCTTTAGAAGCCGCATTGAAAAATGTGAAGCCAGCAAAGCAATAA
- a CDS encoding 5-formyltetrahydrofolate cyclo-ligase, whose translation MTNSRTLLRQQIRQRRQALSPLEQQTASQQLIHTFSTLPDIASAQRIALYLANDGELNTQPLIDWLWQQGKQVYLPVLHPFAKGHLLFLHYHAQTPMTKNRYGIDEPKLDQRLICPVRELDIIGTPLVAFDGSGQRLGMGGGYYDRTLAPWFHTQQGAMPIGLAHDCQYVDTLPTESWDIPLRKIVTPSKLWQW comes from the coding sequence ATGACTAATTCTCGCACACTCCTCCGCCAGCAGATTCGTCAACGCCGACAAGCGCTCTCCCCTTTAGAACAGCAAACGGCTAGCCAGCAACTTATTCATACCTTTTCGACTCTGCCAGACATTGCCTCAGCGCAGCGGATCGCCCTTTATCTTGCCAATGACGGCGAGCTGAATACTCAACCGCTAATTGACTGGCTTTGGCAACAAGGTAAACAAGTTTACTTGCCCGTTTTGCACCCTTTTGCCAAAGGTCATCTACTGTTCTTGCACTACCACGCTCAAACCCCGATGACCAAAAACCGTTATGGGATTGATGAGCCGAAACTCGATCAGCGTTTAATCTGCCCAGTTCGAGAACTCGATATTATCGGCACCCCATTGGTCGCTTTTGATGGTTCAGGGCAGCGTTTGGGAATGGGCGGCGGTTACTACGATCGCACCTTAGCGCCTTGGTTTCATACTCAGCAAGGCGCTATGCCAATCGGATTGGCACACGACTGCCAATATGTGGATACTCTCCCTACGGAAAGTTGGGATATTCCGCTGCGCAAAATCGTGACACCGAGCAAACTTTGGCAGTGGTAA
- a CDS encoding AMP-dependent synthetase/ligase: MTNLDFHIVKRLRQRIAQGGDRAALKHKENGTWQATSWQQFGEQLDALSIALLAQGIGVQDKIAIFSNNMPRWTIADFAALQIRAVTVPIYPTNTPEQAAYILQNADAKVVFVGEQPQFDAALSQFEQCPELRLIVAMNANIDLKQADCAMHWDDFVTHHQTQDHTPLFELIEQANFDDLFTLIYTSGTTGTPKGVMLDYRNIGSQLEGHDQRLNLNEEDVSLCFLPLSHVFERAWTAYVLYKGATNCYLHDVAHVRDALGEVRPTVMCAVPRFYEKIFSAIHEKVAKAPFIRKVLFTWAVNMGAKMAVCRQQQHQPSWLLTQSHQLADKLVLSKLRALLGGRINFMPCGGAKLDETIGRFFHAIGINVKLGYGMTETTATISCWDDHCFNPDSIGLSMPGAQVKIGENNEILVRGPMVMRGYYKLEKETSESFDEHGFLKTGDAGHIDENGNLFITDRIKELMKTSGGKYIAPQVIEGAIGKDHFIEQIAVIADTRKFVSALIVPCFDSLEVYAKELNIKYQDRLELLKHSQVLEMFEKRVNELQKELAKFEQVKKFKLLPKAFSMDSGELTPTQKLRRKVINDRYQDEIEEMYQDSSKK, translated from the coding sequence ATGACGAACTTAGATTTTCACATCGTTAAACGGCTCCGTCAGCGCATTGCCCAAGGTGGTGATCGAGCAGCGCTGAAGCATAAAGAGAATGGCACATGGCAAGCAACGAGCTGGCAGCAGTTTGGTGAGCAATTGGATGCCCTCTCAATAGCGCTTTTGGCTCAAGGCATTGGTGTGCAGGACAAAATCGCGATTTTCTCCAACAACATGCCGCGTTGGACGATTGCAGATTTTGCCGCATTACAAATTCGTGCTGTGACTGTTCCGATTTATCCTACCAATACGCCAGAGCAAGCGGCTTACATATTACAAAATGCTGATGCTAAAGTAGTGTTTGTCGGTGAGCAGCCTCAATTTGATGCTGCACTCAGTCAGTTTGAACAGTGCCCTGAGCTGCGTTTGATCGTAGCAATGAATGCGAACATCGATCTAAAACAAGCTGATTGTGCAATGCATTGGGATGATTTCGTTACGCACCATCAAACGCAAGATCACACCCCACTTTTTGAACTGATTGAACAAGCCAATTTTGACGATCTCTTCACCCTGATATACACCTCAGGCACGACCGGAACACCGAAAGGCGTGATGTTGGATTATCGCAATATTGGTTCTCAGTTAGAGGGTCATGATCAGCGTTTGAATCTCAATGAAGAGGATGTATCACTCTGTTTCTTACCGTTGTCACACGTCTTTGAACGTGCTTGGACTGCCTATGTATTGTACAAAGGTGCCACCAACTGCTACCTGCATGATGTCGCTCACGTGCGTGACGCACTAGGTGAAGTACGCCCGACCGTGATGTGTGCGGTTCCTCGCTTCTACGAAAAAATCTTCTCGGCGATCCATGAGAAAGTCGCTAAAGCACCGTTCATTCGCAAAGTGTTATTTACTTGGGCGGTGAATATGGGCGCAAAAATGGCCGTATGTCGTCAGCAACAGCACCAACCTTCATGGTTGCTTACACAAAGTCATCAGTTAGCGGACAAACTTGTACTGAGCAAATTGCGTGCGCTGCTCGGTGGGCGGATCAACTTTATGCCTTGTGGTGGTGCAAAGTTGGATGAAACTATCGGCCGCTTTTTCCATGCCATCGGGATTAACGTTAAGCTCGGTTATGGTATGACTGAAACCACAGCAACCATCTCATGTTGGGATGACCACTGTTTTAACCCCGACTCTATTGGTCTTTCCATGCCGGGCGCACAAGTCAAAATCGGTGAAAATAACGAGATTCTGGTACGTGGCCCGATGGTGATGCGAGGCTATTACAAGTTAGAGAAAGAAACCTCGGAAAGTTTTGATGAACACGGTTTTCTGAAAACCGGTGATGCGGGCCATATTGATGAAAATGGCAACCTATTCATAACCGATCGAATCAAAGAACTAATGAAAACCTCTGGTGGTAAGTACATTGCGCCACAAGTCATTGAAGGGGCGATTGGCAAAGATCACTTTATTGAACAGATCGCGGTGATTGCCGATACTCGCAAGTTTGTCTCCGCCCTGATTGTGCCGTGTTTTGATTCATTGGAAGTGTATGCCAAAGAGTTGAACATCAAGTATCAGGATCGTCTGGAGCTCCTCAAACATAGCCAAGTACTGGAAATGTTTGAAAAACGAGTTAACGAACTGCAAAAAGAACTGGCAAAGTTTGAACAAGTGAAAAAGTTTAAACTACTGCCCAAAGCGTTTTCGATGGATAGCGGAGAGCTAACACCGACGCAAAAATTGCGCCGAAAGGTGATTAACGACCGTTATCAGGATGAAATCGAAGAAATGTACCAAGATTCTTCGAAGAAATAA
- the ubiH gene encoding 2-octaprenyl-6-methoxyphenyl hydroxylase, whose amino-acid sequence MTDSKQPSLSKPISFDVIIAGGAMAGATLALALHQLSQGKLKVAVIEAFATDHSAHPGFDARSIALSYGTVQILQDLQLWSSLRPFATPIEHIHVSDQSHAGMTDIHRESLGVEALGYVVELADVGRVYAERMAQCSSIQQFVPSRVINISREQESVTVQLDSGDALQGKLLVAADGAMSTCCQALGLTMQEHDFEQVALIANIISSQPHAGRAFERFTPHGPVALLPMSQDRLSLVWCLPPSEVETWLNCSEAEFLQGLQKAFGWRLGELTHAGERSVYPLVLRYREQTISHRFAMVGNAAQTLHPIAGQGFNLGIRDVATLAEEIAKSDDAGDYALLQRFYQRRQADRTATITLTTGLVHTFSNDWLPMRIGRNLGLMAMDNLPLLKTPLLRRTLGIVNR is encoded by the coding sequence ATGACGGACAGCAAGCAGCCCAGTTTGAGCAAGCCGATCAGTTTTGATGTGATCATCGCTGGTGGAGCGATGGCGGGCGCGACTTTAGCTTTGGCTTTACATCAACTGAGCCAAGGTAAACTTAAAGTGGCGGTTATTGAGGCGTTTGCCACCGATCATTCTGCGCACCCTGGGTTTGATGCACGCAGTATTGCGCTGTCTTACGGCACCGTGCAGATCCTGCAAGATTTGCAACTCTGGTCGAGTTTACGCCCTTTTGCGACTCCGATTGAACATATTCATGTATCGGATCAATCCCATGCGGGGATGACGGATATCCACCGTGAATCGCTTGGGGTGGAAGCGTTGGGGTATGTGGTTGAACTTGCTGATGTGGGGCGAGTCTACGCCGAGCGTATGGCGCAATGTTCTTCCATCCAACAATTTGTGCCGAGTCGAGTTATCAATATTAGCCGTGAACAAGAGTCGGTCACGGTACAACTCGACAGTGGTGACGCTTTACAAGGGAAGTTGTTGGTGGCGGCTGATGGAGCAATGTCCACCTGTTGCCAAGCGTTAGGGCTAACGATGCAGGAACACGATTTTGAGCAAGTTGCGCTGATCGCCAATATCATTAGCTCGCAACCTCATGCAGGACGAGCTTTCGAGCGTTTTACTCCACACGGTCCAGTTGCTTTGCTCCCGATGAGCCAAGATCGCTTGTCTCTGGTGTGGTGTCTACCTCCATCCGAAGTGGAGACTTGGTTAAATTGCAGTGAGGCCGAGTTTTTACAGGGTTTACAAAAAGCCTTTGGCTGGCGGTTAGGAGAGTTAACGCATGCAGGGGAGAGAAGTGTTTACCCGCTTGTTCTGCGCTATCGTGAACAAACCATCTCTCATCGATTTGCTATGGTGGGTAACGCTGCGCAAACCTTACACCCGATTGCCGGACAAGGGTTTAACCTTGGAATTAGGGATGTCGCCACGCTGGCCGAAGAAATAGCCAAGAGTGACGATGCAGGTGATTACGCTTTGCTGCAACGTTTTTATCAACGTCGGCAAGCTGATCGCACCGCGACTATCACGCTGACGACTGGCTTAGTACACACCTTTTCCAACGACTGGTTACCCATGCGGATTGGTCGTAACCTTGGTCTGATGGCGATGGATAATCTGCCTTTATTAAAAACCCCGTTATTGCGCCGCACTCTCGGCATAGTTAACCGTTAA
- the serA gene encoding phosphoglycerate dehydrogenase, with protein sequence MAKVSLEKDRIKILLLEGLHPSSVEVLQAAGYSNIEYHKGSLEEAELIEAIKDVHFVGIRSRSNLTEKVINAAEKLVAIGCFCIGTNQVDLNAAAKRGIPVFNAPFSNTRSVAELVLGEILLLLRGIPEKNALAHRGIWKKSADNSYEARGKRLGIIGYGHIGTQLGIIAENLGMHVYFYDIESKLSLGNATQVHTLSDLLNKCDVISLHVPETAGTKNMMGAEEFARMKPGSIFINAARGTVVDIPALCSALESGHIAGAAIDVFPEEPASNKEPFESPLMKFDNVILTPHVGGSTQEAQENIGIEVAGKLAKYSDNGSTLSSVNFPDVSLPEHRNCSRLLHIHANRPGILTQINTIFAEEGINIAAQYLQTTAEIGYVVIDVETARSEEALTKLKAIDGTIRARILH encoded by the coding sequence ATGGCCAAAGTTTCACTGGAAAAAGACAGAATTAAGATCCTCCTTCTTGAAGGACTTCATCCCTCTTCGGTAGAAGTTCTGCAAGCAGCCGGTTACAGCAACATTGAATACCATAAAGGCTCGCTTGAAGAAGCTGAGTTGATCGAAGCCATCAAAGATGTGCATTTTGTCGGCATCCGCTCGCGCAGTAACCTGACCGAGAAAGTGATTAATGCGGCTGAAAAACTGGTGGCCATTGGTTGTTTCTGTATTGGTACCAACCAAGTCGACCTTAATGCGGCAGCAAAACGCGGTATTCCAGTGTTTAACGCACCATTCTCCAATACTCGTAGCGTGGCAGAACTGGTGTTGGGCGAAATTCTACTGTTACTGCGTGGTATTCCAGAAAAGAACGCTCTTGCCCACCGTGGAATTTGGAAAAAAAGTGCCGACAACTCTTATGAAGCACGCGGCAAGCGTTTAGGCATCATTGGTTACGGCCATATCGGTACTCAATTAGGTATCATTGCTGAAAACTTGGGGATGCACGTTTATTTCTATGACATTGAAAGCAAGCTCTCTCTCGGCAACGCCACTCAAGTGCATACGCTAAGCGATCTACTCAATAAATGTGACGTGATTTCTCTGCATGTGCCAGAAACCGCAGGTACCAAAAACATGATGGGGGCGGAAGAATTCGCACGTATGAAGCCCGGCTCTATCTTCATCAACGCAGCACGCGGTACTGTGGTCGATATCCCAGCCCTGTGTAGTGCACTTGAATCTGGCCATATTGCAGGCGCAGCGATTGACGTATTCCCAGAAGAACCAGCATCAAACAAAGAACCGTTTGAATCTCCGCTGATGAAGTTCGATAACGTGATTTTGACGCCACACGTAGGTGGTTCAACTCAAGAAGCGCAAGAAAATATCGGTATCGAAGTGGCTGGCAAGCTGGCTAAATACTCAGACAATGGTTCAACGCTCTCTAGCGTCAACTTCCCAGATGTGTCGCTACCAGAGCATCGCAACTGCTCTCGCCTGCTGCACATTCACGCTAACCGCCCGGGCATTTTGACGCAAATTAACACCATCTTCGCTGAAGAAGGGATCAACATCGCCGCTCAATACCTGCAAACGACCGCAGAAATTGGCTATGTGGTCATCGATGTGGAAACCGCTCGCTCTGAAGAGGCGTTAACTAAACTCAAAGCGATCGATGGCACCATCCGCGCCCGTATTCTGCACTAA
- a CDS encoding acetolactate synthase 3 large subunit: MEMLSGAEMIVQSLINEGVEQIFGYPGGSVLDIYDALHEKTDQIKHVLVRHEQAATHMADGYARATGKPGVVLVCSGPGATNTVTGIATAYMDSIPMIVISGNVATNLIGNDAFQECDIVGVSRPIVKHSFLVKRAEDIPETIKKAFYIASTGRPGPVVIDVPKDVMNPLNKLPYEYPETIKMRSYNPTTAGHKGQIKKGLRALLEAKKPVLYIGGGAVISNAHQQVRQLAEALNLPVVSTLMGLGVFPGTHKNALGMLGMHGVYEANMAMHNADLIFGVGVRFDDRTTNNLEKYCPNAKIMHIDIDPSSISKNVKVDLPIVGSADQVLDGMLKLLEESTERNDAVALERWWSEIQVWRDRQCLAYEKSAERIKPQQVIEALYKITEGKAILASDVGQHQMFAALYYPFSKPRQWINSGGLGTMGFGLPAGMGVKFAMPEEEVLVVTGDGSIQMNIQELSTALQYDIPVKIINLNNRFLGMVKQWQDIIYQGRHSNSYMSSVPDFAAIAEAYGHVGIRISRPDELEAGLEKALAMKDRLVFVDINVDETEHVYPMQIKGEGMDKMWLSKTERT; encoded by the coding sequence ATGGAAATGCTATCTGGCGCAGAGATGATCGTTCAATCTCTGATCAATGAAGGTGTTGAGCAAATCTTCGGTTATCCTGGTGGTTCTGTACTCGATATCTATGATGCCCTTCACGAAAAAACCGATCAAATTAAACACGTCCTCGTTCGTCACGAACAAGCCGCAACGCATATGGCTGATGGCTATGCGCGCGCCACTGGAAAACCGGGCGTGGTGCTCGTCTGTTCAGGCCCTGGTGCCACCAATACGGTCACAGGGATTGCAACGGCTTATATGGACTCGATCCCGATGATTGTGATTTCGGGTAACGTTGCGACCAATCTGATTGGTAACGATGCGTTTCAAGAGTGCGATATTGTTGGCGTGTCACGCCCTATCGTTAAACACAGCTTTTTAGTGAAAAGAGCGGAAGATATTCCAGAGACCATCAAAAAAGCGTTTTACATTGCATCAACTGGACGTCCTGGCCCTGTGGTAATTGATGTGCCGAAAGATGTCATGAATCCTCTCAATAAGCTGCCTTATGAATACCCAGAAACCATAAAAATGCGCTCTTACAACCCGACGACTGCAGGCCATAAAGGCCAGATCAAAAAAGGGTTGCGTGCGCTATTAGAAGCGAAAAAGCCCGTGCTTTATATCGGTGGTGGCGCGGTGATTTCGAATGCACATCAACAGGTGCGCCAGTTAGCCGAAGCGCTGAATCTGCCCGTGGTGAGCACTTTGATGGGGCTGGGCGTATTTCCGGGCACACATAAAAACGCGCTAGGCATGCTAGGCATGCATGGTGTGTATGAAGCCAATATGGCAATGCACAATGCCGATCTGATTTTTGGTGTTGGGGTACGTTTTGATGACCGTACGACCAATAACTTAGAGAAATACTGCCCGAATGCGAAAATCATGCACATTGATATCGATCCCTCTTCGATTTCCAAAAATGTGAAAGTTGATTTGCCGATTGTCGGTTCCGCTGATCAAGTGTTGGATGGCATGCTTAAGCTTCTGGAAGAGAGTACCGAGCGCAATGATGCGGTAGCACTAGAACGCTGGTGGAGTGAGATTCAAGTGTGGCGTGATCGCCAATGCTTGGCTTATGAAAAGTCAGCTGAACGCATCAAGCCGCAGCAAGTGATTGAGGCTCTGTACAAAATCACGGAAGGCAAGGCGATTTTGGCTTCGGATGTAGGCCAACACCAAATGTTCGCGGCACTTTACTATCCCTTTTCTAAACCGCGCCAATGGATCAACTCTGGCGGCTTAGGGACGATGGGTTTTGGTTTGCCAGCTGGTATGGGGGTGAAATTCGCCATGCCAGAGGAAGAGGTGTTGGTGGTGACGGGGGATGGCAGTATTCAGATGAATATCCAAGAGCTCTCGACCGCGCTGCAATACGATATTCCAGTAAAAATTATCAACCTGAATAACCGTTTCCTTGGAATGGTCAAACAGTGGCAGGACATTATTTATCAAGGGCGTCACTCTAACTCATACATGAGTTCCGTGCCGGATTTTGCGGCGATCGCTGAAGCTTATGGTCATGTGGGGATTCGTATTTCTCGCCCAGATGAACTGGAAGCAGGGCTAGAAAAAGCCTTAGCGATGAAAGATCGTCTGGTGTTTGTCGATATCAATGTTGATGAGACTGAGCACGTGTACCCAATGCAGATCAAAGGCGAAGGGATGGACAAAATGTGGTTGAGCAAAACGGAGAGAACCTAA
- the ilvN gene encoding acetolactate synthase small subunit, whose amino-acid sequence MRHIISLLLENQPGALSRVVGLFSQRGYNIETLNVSPTDDETLSRLNITTKTDEMQLEQIQKQLHKLIDVLKVQEVTECEHIERELMLVKVKASGFARAEVKRTADIFRGQIVDVTAAQYTVQLAGTSEKLDAFIEAIAEVTEVIEVARSGVVGIARGERALRA is encoded by the coding sequence ATGAGACACATTATTTCACTGCTATTGGAAAACCAACCGGGTGCACTGTCTCGTGTTGTCGGGCTCTTTTCACAGCGCGGCTACAACATTGAAACGCTCAATGTGTCTCCGACCGATGATGAAACGCTCTCGCGACTCAACATTACGACCAAAACCGATGAAATGCAACTGGAGCAGATCCAGAAGCAGCTGCATAAGTTGATTGATGTACTCAAAGTACAAGAAGTGACGGAGTGTGAGCACATCGAACGTGAGCTGATGCTAGTGAAAGTGAAAGCCTCTGGCTTTGCTCGTGCGGAAGTGAAACGTACGGCGGATATTTTCCGTGGACAGATTGTGGATGTGACCGCTGCGCAATATACCGTGCAATTAGCGGGAACGAGCGAAAAACTGGATGCCTTTATTGAAGCGATTGCTGAAGTTACCGAAGTGATTGAAGTGGCACGCAGTGGTGTGGTTGGAATCGCGCGTGGCGAGCGAGCCCTCAGAGCGTAG
- a CDS encoding YecA family protein, translating to MSKNTLPAYPALANELRTASLGINPAELQGLLTGMLSGGLSLNDKSWQALIFDYTNDGMGWPIGILASAEHILLAMNAELVDTDLELSLLLPEGEGEDALFELADAVAEWINHFISGLGLIGANLKHASAEAKEALEDLEEMSKLGIDEDDDLAEQAELLEQVIEHMKACVFTLHAEFGVKPEQDSKPTVH from the coding sequence ATGAGCAAAAATACACTTCCTGCTTACCCAGCTTTGGCAAACGAGCTGCGTACCGCCTCTCTCGGTATCAATCCTGCTGAGCTACAAGGGTTACTGACGGGGATGTTGTCCGGCGGTTTGAGCCTCAACGATAAAAGTTGGCAAGCGTTGATCTTTGATTACACCAATGACGGCATGGGCTGGCCAATTGGGATTCTAGCCAGTGCCGAACACATTCTGCTTGCGATGAATGCTGAGTTGGTGGATACCGATCTTGAACTTTCTTTGCTGTTGCCTGAAGGGGAAGGTGAAGACGCACTATTTGAGCTGGCGGATGCCGTTGCAGAATGGATTAACCATTTTATCTCTGGATTAGGCTTGATCGGCGCCAATCTTAAACATGCGTCCGCAGAAGCCAAAGAAGCGCTAGAAGATCTTGAAGAAATGTCCAAATTGGGCATTGATGAGGACGATGATTTGGCAGAACAAGCGGAGCTTCTTGAGCAGGTAATCGAACATATGAAAGCCTGTGTGTTCACCTTGCATGCTGAATTTGGCGTAAAACCAGAGCAAGATAGCAAGCCAACAGTGCATTAA